In Paraburkholderia youngii, the genomic stretch TCATCGTCGATGGTGAGCGGCTGGATCGTGGCTTCGACAGAGCTTCCCTGTCCGATCGGCAGCACCACGGATGACTTGCGCTGAAACTCGATCGCATCACGCACGATCGGAACGAATTCCCGGCCTCCGGCACCCGTCAGCCATTTGGCCCATGCTGCGTCGTCGTAGATGGAGGGAAGAGGCGATCCCGATCCGAGGAGGTAGTTCGAGAAGAAATCCACGACCAGCACAGGCCCGTCAAGCAGGTCGCCGAGCGACACGGTCAAGGTCGCCAATGACTCACCCGCCAGAACCTCTCTGAGCAACGTGCGTTGCGATTCGATGATGCGCTGAAGCTGCTCATTGGCCTGCGTTTGCGCCCGATGACGATGCGCCCGCTCGACCGCGATCGCGCCGAGTTGCACAACCGCCGACATGAACGCGAGGTCCTCCTCGCCTACTTCGCGTACGGCGCGCGACGCAACCGTCAGTACCATTGGCCGACCTGCCGTATCGCTGCTGGTCATCGGCAGGACCAGAACGGTGCGGTAACCGCGTACCTTGGCTTCGCGTCGATAACCCGGGAATTGTGTCGTTTCGAGTGCGTCGCGAATATAGACGGGCTCGCGCGTCTGCAATGCGATCAGACAAGGACTCGTCGCCAACTCCCAGCGATCCTCGGTCTGCTGCGGCAGCATGCTCGACTCATACCGGGTCAGAACAAGCGCATAGCCGTGAGCGAGGTCGACAGACATGATCGAGCCAAGATGCCATGCGCCCTGCTCGCAGGCCGAGCGGATCAAACCGGCCAATAGCTCGTCGATGTTCTCGTCCGCACTGATCTGGCTGGCAACCCGGCTCAGCGCCATGACCTGTTTCTGCTGATCGGACATCGTCCCCTCCTGTGTTTCCGAGGAAATTACACGAAACCGTAGGAAAGAAAAAAAGAATCTTCCTGCGAAGCGAGGAAGACACGTCGCGCGACGATGCATAGCATTGATGCGTGCTCGTTCCCGAGCCGATCTCAAGCCCAACGCACCAGGAGACTTCCAGTGAGCGCCGAACTTCGAAAAATCGCGACCTTCATCGAGACAACCTACGTCGAAGGGGGTAAGGCAGCGGGAAAGCCCGTCACGACGGTCATCGTGGCGGCAGTGATTCGCAACCCGTGGGCCGGACAGGGTTTCGTTGAAGACCTGCGGGCCGAAATTCTCGCGTCGGCACCCTCTCTCGGGGAAACCCTGACGCGACAACTGACAGACCTCATGCCCGCCGAACGGGTACAGGCGTATGGGAAAGCGGCCGTGGTCGGCGTGAACGGCGAAATCGAGCACGCGTCGGCGTTGATCCATACACTGCGCTTCGGCAACGTGTTTCGCCACGCCGTCGAAGGCACCGCCTTTCTGAGCTTCACCAATACGCGTGTCGGACCAGGCGCCCTGATTTCAGTGCCGATGATCCACAAATCGGAAACCGGTAAGCGCTCTCACTTCATTACGAGCACCTTCCAGATTGCAGATGCGCCCGGCCCAGACGAAATCGTGATCGCGATCGGCGCCTCCGACGGCGGACGGGTCCATCCCCGAATCGCAGACCGCTTCCAGGATATGGAAGAGATGGCCAACGAACAGGCGTCCACCTGAGCTTACGTCGCATCGCAACGCCCACGCGAAAGAGATCAACCATGACAGGCCCGATTGCGTTTATTAGCAGCATGCCGTCCGAGGTACAGGACAGCTACCTCGCATCGCTCCGCGCGGCCATGCCGGGTGAGAACATCGTTCCCTTTGATCTGCTCACGGACGCGCAGCGTCAACGGGTCGACATCGCGGTGGTCGCGAGACCCGATCCTGTCAAAGTCGCCGCCCTGCCCAAGCTCGCATGGATCCAGAGCATGTGGGCAGGCG encodes the following:
- a CDS encoding amino acid synthesis family protein encodes the protein MSAELRKIATFIETTYVEGGKAAGKPVTTVIVAAVIRNPWAGQGFVEDLRAEILASAPSLGETLTRQLTDLMPAERVQAYGKAAVVGVNGEIEHASALIHTLRFGNVFRHAVEGTAFLSFTNTRVGPGALISVPMIHKSETGKRSHFITSTFQIADAPGPDEIVIAIGASDGGRVHPRIADRFQDMEEMANEQAST